A DNA window from uncultured Methanoregula sp. contains the following coding sequences:
- the smc gene encoding chromosome segregation protein SMC: MHITELEIDNFKSFSKKTKIPFLEGFTVISGPNGSGKSNIIDSVLFVLALSSSRNLRAEKLTDLINLNSGKNTAEVSLAFSDGTKIRRRIKRTGNGYYSYNYLNERLCKQSDIVDHLAKHGIKPHGYNVVMQGDVTRIMEMSDFERRKIIDEIAGVSEFDTKKQQSLAELDIVRERIEREELLLLELGRRANELKRERTAALEYQKWQKDLAYYQNCRSAAQLHEREKELASLRRSVEDHTVQVTRIASDRSIEENELSYLQADLKDIDELINKKSGADYLKLIAELEEAKSGIRLSEQTIIRLRKEKETNLEAINRTYLDAKRSEARVAECTDQIRSLSIDRTNIAMEVATAKALAEKIETEIKAHSQDTEGARDRLFALMKEVEEKKGERSGILHQQDLFIEKSRMRTGELERLTGLLRQLDEEYAAKQAQLAESKKGTEDLAAEKKELDRNLSELESSLFAQRSSLERLRAEMKEYEQDAIRLEAAQQARGESGGKALEAIMGMEGVHGTIADLGKAPKEYSTALNVAAGNKLQFVVCDDDEVAAGAIRYLKEERLGRATFLPLNKLRPPALPPLKEPGVVDYAVNLLEYDPKYDRAFAVALGATVVVDTLERARKLIGKYRMVTMDGELLEKSGAITGGSVRKQTVRGFGAAVDDEIMRLRSRLGELAGQASTLDAGIKRLTEEVDAKRAKRNEIDQQVARFSMFTEEFTRRFDAITVEKQTIEAAVLRQQEETKNGAAELAALEGNLDSVTLVINGLAAQIDEIKKRLDDTNIPALTEQLEKKRKEIEESERRLRNKDADVNDAQRERQHFNARIAELGEERARQDERNRELDAEISAAGEQIAANRTQIAALEERQKEFSGELDELRKKRSEVSSHIHDSELKLMKFDAEKERITALLTALEERSGTLALEIEMLRQQIGEMDTTLTLSEIEGKIAEADGALRKIGAVNMLAIEEYEKVERQVTERTEKKETLSGERESLIERIEQYEQMKYQAFSTAFRAIDANFREIFARLTSGSGNLVLENEEDPFTGGMTFAVKPRDKKVHLLNSLSGGEKSLTTLAFIFSIQRYIPAPFYAFDEVDMSLDGANVERISSMVSELAPSSQFIIVSLRKPMIEAAERIMGVTLRPDKSTLVTGVKAHAGG; the protein is encoded by the coding sequence TTGCATATCACAGAGCTGGAGATCGATAATTTCAAGTCTTTTTCAAAAAAGACAAAAATTCCCTTTTTAGAGGGTTTTACCGTCATATCCGGCCCCAATGGATCCGGTAAAAGCAATATCATCGATTCGGTTCTTTTCGTCCTTGCCCTCTCGAGCTCCCGCAATCTCCGGGCGGAGAAGCTCACCGACCTCATCAACCTGAACTCCGGGAAGAATACCGCCGAAGTCTCCCTGGCCTTCTCCGACGGCACGAAGATCCGGCGGAGGATCAAGCGGACCGGCAACGGCTATTACAGCTACAATTACCTGAACGAGCGGCTCTGCAAGCAGAGCGATATCGTGGATCACCTTGCAAAACACGGCATCAAGCCGCACGGCTACAATGTCGTGATGCAGGGCGATGTCACCCGGATCATGGAGATGAGCGATTTCGAACGCCGGAAGATCATCGACGAGATCGCCGGGGTCTCGGAGTTCGATACCAAGAAGCAGCAGTCCCTTGCAGAGCTGGATATCGTCCGCGAGCGCATCGAGCGCGAGGAACTCCTCCTGCTCGAACTCGGGAGGCGGGCAAACGAGCTCAAACGCGAGCGGACCGCGGCCCTCGAATACCAGAAATGGCAGAAGGATCTCGCCTATTACCAGAACTGCCGGTCGGCAGCCCAGCTCCACGAGCGGGAGAAGGAACTTGCCTCCCTCCGGCGATCCGTTGAGGACCACACCGTCCAGGTCACCCGGATCGCCTCCGACAGGAGCATCGAGGAGAACGAACTCTCCTATCTCCAGGCGGACTTAAAAGATATCGACGAGCTCATCAACAAGAAGAGCGGTGCGGACTATCTCAAGCTGATAGCAGAACTCGAAGAGGCAAAGAGCGGGATCCGGCTCTCTGAACAGACCATCATCAGGCTTCGGAAGGAGAAAGAGACCAATCTCGAAGCCATCAACCGCACTTACTTGGATGCCAAGAGGTCCGAGGCCCGGGTTGCCGAATGCACCGACCAGATCCGCTCGCTCTCCATTGACCGGACCAATATCGCAATGGAAGTTGCGACCGCAAAGGCCCTTGCCGAGAAGATCGAGACCGAGATAAAAGCCCACAGCCAGGACACGGAAGGCGCCCGGGACCGGCTTTTTGCCCTCATGAAGGAGGTCGAGGAGAAGAAAGGGGAGCGCTCGGGAATCCTTCACCAGCAGGACCTCTTCATCGAGAAGAGCCGGATGCGGACCGGCGAACTCGAACGGCTCACCGGCCTTCTCCGTCAGCTCGACGAGGAGTATGCCGCAAAACAGGCCCAGCTCGCCGAGAGCAAAAAAGGCACCGAAGATCTCGCGGCCGAGAAGAAGGAGCTGGACCGGAACCTCTCCGAGCTCGAAAGCTCGCTCTTTGCCCAGCGCTCGTCCCTCGAACGCCTCCGGGCCGAGATGAAAGAGTACGAGCAGGATGCAATAAGGCTCGAAGCAGCCCAGCAGGCCCGGGGAGAATCGGGGGGAAAAGCCCTCGAAGCGATCATGGGCATGGAAGGGGTTCATGGCACGATTGCCGACCTTGGCAAAGCCCCCAAGGAGTACTCGACCGCCCTCAACGTGGCGGCCGGCAACAAGCTCCAGTTTGTTGTCTGCGACGACGATGAAGTGGCTGCCGGGGCGATCCGGTACCTCAAGGAGGAGCGCCTGGGCAGGGCCACCTTCCTCCCGCTCAACAAACTCCGTCCACCGGCGCTCCCGCCGCTCAAAGAACCGGGTGTCGTGGATTACGCGGTCAACCTGCTCGAGTACGATCCGAAATACGACCGGGCATTTGCGGTCGCTCTCGGCGCAACGGTTGTCGTTGACACGCTCGAGCGGGCCCGGAAGCTGATCGGGAAATACCGGATGGTGACGATGGATGGCGAACTTCTGGAGAAGAGCGGGGCCATCACCGGCGGTTCGGTCCGGAAGCAGACAGTCCGGGGCTTCGGGGCCGCGGTGGACGACGAGATCATGCGCCTGCGGTCGCGCCTCGGGGAACTCGCAGGCCAGGCTTCCACGCTCGATGCCGGGATCAAGCGCCTGACCGAGGAGGTGGATGCAAAACGGGCCAAAAGAAACGAGATCGACCAGCAGGTGGCCCGCTTCTCGATGTTCACCGAGGAATTCACCCGCCGGTTCGATGCGATCACGGTCGAGAAGCAGACAATAGAAGCAGCAGTGCTCCGCCAGCAGGAGGAGACGAAGAACGGGGCTGCCGAACTGGCCGCGCTCGAAGGCAATCTCGATTCCGTCACCCTGGTAATCAACGGCCTCGCTGCCCAGATCGATGAGATCAAGAAGCGCCTCGACGACACCAACATCCCGGCCCTCACCGAGCAGCTCGAGAAGAAGAGGAAGGAGATCGAGGAGTCCGAGCGCCGGCTCCGGAACAAGGACGCCGATGTCAATGATGCCCAGCGGGAGCGGCAGCACTTCAATGCACGGATCGCGGAACTCGGGGAGGAGCGGGCACGGCAGGATGAACGCAACCGGGAACTCGATGCAGAGATCAGCGCCGCCGGTGAACAGATCGCGGCCAACAGGACGCAGATCGCGGCGCTGGAGGAGCGCCAGAAGGAATTCTCGGGAGAGCTCGATGAACTCCGGAAGAAGCGCTCCGAAGTCTCCTCGCATATCCACGACTCCGAACTGAAACTGATGAAGTTCGATGCCGAGAAGGAGCGTATCACCGCCCTGCTCACGGCTCTCGAGGAGCGCTCCGGGACACTGGCCCTTGAGATCGAGATGCTGCGCCAGCAGATAGGCGAGATGGATACGACCCTGACCCTCTCCGAGATCGAGGGAAAGATCGCCGAGGCCGACGGGGCACTGCGGAAGATAGGGGCGGTGAACATGCTGGCCATCGAGGAGTACGAGAAGGTCGAGCGGCAGGTGACCGAGCGGACCGAGAAGAAGGAGACCCTCTCGGGCGAACGGGAGAGCTTAATCGAGCGGATCGAGCAGTACGAGCAGATGAAGTACCAGGCGTTCTCCACGGCGTTCAGGGCCATCGATGCCAATTTCAGGGAGATCTTTGCCCGGCTGACAAGCGGGAGCGGGAACCTGGTTCTCGAGAACGAGGAGGACCCGTTCACCGGCGGGATGACGTTTGCCGTCAAGCCCCGGGACAAGAAAGTCCACCTGCTCAACTCCCTCTCCGGCGGCGAGAAGTCGCTCACCACCCTTGCCTTCATCTTCTCGATCCAGCGCTACATCCCGGCCCCGTTCTATGCGTTTGACGAAGTGGACATGTCGCTCGATGGTGCCAACGTGGAGCGGATCTCCTCGATGGTCTCGGAACTTGCGCCCAGCTCCCAGTTCATCATCGTCTCCCTGAGAAAACCGATGATCGAGGCTGCCGAACGGATCATGGGCGTGACGCTGCGGCCGGACAAGAGCACGCTCGTTACCGGGGTAAAGGCGCATGCCGGCGGATGA
- a CDS encoding ScpA family protein, producing MPADDPSGKEGLPPGEPVPADQADGAGNPPEAGPAIQGPLEDPVEILVGMAERGEIDPWNINIIEVTDRFLSELDRRRELNLQVSGRTLFYASTLLRMKSEQLAIVEAPEIEDEGDGEDLFGDDFGGGAEDIDYGGRLGPIERLEHEIQRRLDRKNMRKSPTTLFELITELKNIEKEERRRRRMASGISADDDSLIDADDVVSIAHEEGFQESSMVRLAEYLGGLEIDEEMTLADLCRQLDWGIPEVFIPLLFLALDGRCTLRQEDFYGDIWVQICRVEEVADSPGSMAE from the coding sequence ATGCCGGCGGATGATCCCTCCGGGAAGGAAGGGCTGCCACCCGGCGAACCGGTTCCCGCGGATCAGGCCGATGGTGCCGGAAACCCGCCGGAGGCCGGGCCGGCGATCCAGGGGCCGCTTGAGGACCCGGTAGAGATCCTTGTCGGCATGGCCGAGCGGGGGGAGATCGATCCCTGGAACATCAACATCATCGAGGTCACCGACCGTTTCCTCTCGGAGCTGGACCGGAGGCGCGAGCTCAATCTCCAGGTCTCGGGAAGGACGCTCTTTTATGCCTCAACGCTCCTGCGGATGAAGTCCGAACAGCTCGCCATTGTGGAAGCCCCGGAGATCGAGGACGAGGGCGACGGGGAGGACCTCTTCGGCGATGACTTTGGCGGGGGAGCAGAGGATATCGATTACGGCGGCCGGCTCGGCCCCATCGAGCGGCTCGAGCACGAGATCCAGCGCCGCCTTGACCGGAAGAACATGCGGAAGAGCCCGACAACCCTCTTCGAGCTGATCACCGAGCTCAAGAACATCGAGAAGGAGGAGCGCCGCCGGAGGAGGATGGCTTCCGGTATCAGCGCCGATGATGACTCCCTGATCGATGCCGACGACGTGGTCAGCATCGCCCACGAGGAAGGGTTCCAGGAATCGTCCATGGTCCGGCTGGCCGAATACCTCGGGGGGCTGGAGATCGACGAGGAGATGACGCTAGCCGATCTCTGCCGCCAGCTGGACTGGGGCATCCCGGAGGTCTTCATCCCGCTCCTCTTCCTGGCCCTCGACGGGCGCTGCACCCTGCGGCAGGAGGACTTCTACGGGGATATCTGGGTACAGATCTGCCGGGTGGAAGAGGTAGCAGATTCCCCGGGATCTATGGCCGAGTGA
- a CDS encoding class I SAM-dependent methyltransferase, protein MIRNCRTPGGIFLDHIRQAFNRFAQDYDTQREYIIPDLAQYYGAAVWAMESQEPEPAILDVGAGTGLLGAFVVQKFPDARLTLMDIAENMLEMAQKRFAARQDTRYVTCDYSRADLGGPYDIVCSALSIHHLAPADKQQLFHRIHDALVPGGMFVNADQADGETPYFRERYLAYWNAFLKSGPMTEEQHAEILKRRDTLDRNEKLSVQLAWLKEAGFEDVDVVYKNRTFIVTVARKA, encoded by the coding sequence ATTATACGGAACTGCAGGACTCCGGGAGGGATCTTTCTGGATCATATACGACAGGCATTCAACCGGTTTGCACAGGATTACGACACCCAGCGCGAGTACATCATTCCGGACCTTGCCCAGTATTACGGGGCTGCGGTCTGGGCCATGGAATCACAAGAGCCGGAACCGGCAATCCTCGATGTCGGCGCAGGCACCGGTCTTCTGGGGGCATTCGTGGTCCAGAAGTTCCCGGATGCCCGGCTCACCCTGATGGACATTGCCGAGAACATGCTGGAGATGGCACAAAAACGCTTTGCCGCCCGGCAGGACACGCGGTACGTTACCTGCGATTACAGCCGGGCCGATCTCGGGGGGCCGTACGATATTGTCTGCTCGGCCCTCTCCATCCACCATCTTGCACCTGCGGACAAGCAGCAGCTCTTCCACCGGATCCATGATGCCCTTGTTCCGGGCGGGATGTTCGTGAACGCAGACCAGGCGGACGGGGAGACCCCGTACTTCCGGGAGCGGTACCTTGCGTACTGGAACGCCTTTCTCAAAAGCGGCCCGATGACGGAGGAACAGCACGCGGAGATCCTGAAGCGCAGGGACACCCTGGACCGGAACGAGAAGTTGTCGGTGCAGCTTGCGTGGCTGAAAGAGGCCGGGTTTGAAGATGTCGACGTGGTGTACAAGAACCGGACGTTCATCGTGACCGTGGCACGGAAAGCATAG
- a CDS encoding response regulator, translating to MSQPPRILIVDDDPIITKLISMMLQKKGYQVVGIVTTGEESILKAAELNPDLVIMDVSLAGEMDGMDAAHFIFQLFQYPIIFITAHSEEELFERAKYSQPYGIIFKPFTMVEISTNVDLAIYNHSNRAKTLERFPAGDPKKLMEALEAVIITDKRGRIIFFNPYAAWFIDIPKEKILMKHWREVLMLISDTNNEELKDPVDEAARQMAGIVYDSNTSAVTTTSKRRKVGVTVRPVKDNHEKLLAVLVSIKEKKPKS from the coding sequence ATGTCCCAGCCACCCCGTATCCTGATCGTTGATGATGACCCCATCATAACGAAACTCATCTCGATGATGCTCCAGAAGAAGGGATACCAGGTGGTCGGGATCGTCACAACGGGCGAGGAGTCCATACTCAAGGCAGCGGAGCTGAATCCCGATCTCGTGATCATGGACGTCAGCCTGGCCGGGGAGATGGATGGCATGGACGCGGCCCATTTCATCTTCCAGCTCTTCCAGTACCCCATCATCTTCATCACGGCCCATTCGGAGGAGGAACTCTTCGAGCGGGCCAAGTACTCCCAGCCGTACGGGATCATCTTCAAGCCGTTCACCATGGTCGAGATCTCGACCAACGTGGATCTCGCCATTTACAACCACAGCAACCGGGCAAAGACCCTCGAGCGGTTCCCTGCAGGCGACCCGAAGAAGCTCATGGAAGCGCTCGAAGCAGTCATCATCACGGACAAGCGGGGCCGGATCATCTTTTTCAATCCCTATGCTGCCTGGTTCATCGATATTCCCAAAGAGAAGATCCTCATGAAACACTGGCGGGAGGTCCTGATGCTCATTTCCGACACCAACAACGAGGAGCTGAAGGATCCCGTTGACGAGGCAGCACGGCAGATGGCCGGGATTGTCTACGATTCCAACACCTCGGCCGTGACAACAACGTCCAAGCGCCGGAAAGTCGGGGTTACCGTCCGCCCGGTCAAGGACAATCACGAGAAGCTCCTCGCGGTGCTGGTCTCCATAAAAGAGAAGAAGCCAAAATCCTGA
- the purF gene encoding amidophosphoribosyltransferase, whose product MCGIVGIVDAGGVSIQLYYALYALQHRGQESAGISSFDGTSLHKFKGNGLVADVFTPSVLSDLKGTAGIGHVRYPTTGANLPENIQPLNFQFKDHFISIAHNGNLVNTCEIRAEYEQAGQIFTTTTDTEVIAKILMDEISRSGCVEDSVRICMRRLRGSYSVVMMIDGSIYAFRDPLGIKPFCIGRIEHGYMVASESVAIDALGGKFVRDVKPGELIRIDPEGIRCTQVAVAGKRAHCIFEYIYFARADAVIDGVLVYDVRRQIGQQLFEEDPVKADSVCSVPDSGTAYAIGYAEGSKIPFVESLMKNRYMGRTFIMPTQKEREKAVRIKLNPIPGHLKDKSVVLVDDSIVRGTTSKRIIEMMRDAGAREVHMRIGSPAIKAPCYLGVDMPTREELIASSRSEDEVRHSITATTLHHISLDALVKAIGFDRENLCTGCLTGCYPLPIDGEQARPCNVDFLDSTFQSSLGSFEAEAAGKR is encoded by the coding sequence ATGTGCGGTATCGTTGGCATCGTGGATGCTGGCGGTGTATCAATCCAGCTCTATTATGCGCTGTACGCTCTCCAGCATCGTGGCCAGGAGAGCGCCGGGATCTCTTCTTTTGACGGGACCAGTCTCCATAAATTCAAGGGAAACGGCCTCGTTGCCGATGTATTCACTCCTTCTGTTCTATCCGATCTCAAAGGCACTGCCGGGATCGGCCATGTCCGTTACCCGACAACCGGGGCCAATCTTCCCGAGAATATCCAGCCCCTCAACTTCCAGTTCAAGGATCACTTCATCTCCATTGCCCACAACGGGAACCTGGTCAACACCTGCGAGATACGGGCCGAGTACGAACAGGCAGGCCAGATCTTCACCACGACCACCGACACCGAGGTCATAGCCAAGATCCTCATGGACGAGATCAGCAGGTCGGGCTGCGTGGAGGACTCGGTCCGGATCTGCATGCGCAGGCTCCGGGGCTCCTACTCGGTCGTGATGATGATCGACGGGAGCATCTACGCGTTCCGGGATCCTCTCGGCATCAAACCGTTCTGCATAGGGAGGATCGAGCACGGGTACATGGTGGCATCCGAAAGCGTTGCCATCGACGCCCTTGGCGGAAAATTCGTCCGGGACGTGAAGCCCGGTGAACTGATCCGGATCGATCCCGAAGGTATCCGCTGCACCCAGGTGGCAGTTGCCGGGAAGCGTGCGCACTGCATCTTCGAGTACATCTATTTCGCCCGGGCCGACGCGGTTATCGACGGCGTCCTGGTCTACGATGTCCGGCGGCAGATCGGCCAGCAGCTCTTCGAGGAGGACCCGGTCAAGGCAGATTCCGTCTGCTCGGTCCCCGATTCCGGGACGGCGTACGCCATAGGGTACGCGGAAGGCTCGAAGATCCCGTTCGTCGAGTCCCTGATGAAGAACCGGTACATGGGCAGGACATTCATCATGCCCACCCAGAAGGAGCGGGAGAAGGCAGTCCGGATCAAGCTCAACCCGATCCCGGGCCACTTAAAGGACAAATCGGTGGTTCTTGTCGACGACAGCATCGTGCGGGGAACCACTTCGAAGCGGATCATCGAGATGATGCGGGATGCCGGTGCCCGCGAGGTCCATATGCGGATCGGCTCTCCCGCCATCAAGGCGCCCTGCTATCTCGGGGTCGATATGCCGACCCGCGAGGAGCTCATTGCAAGCAGCAGGAGCGAGGACGAGGTCCGCCACAGCATCACGGCGACAACGCTCCACCATATCTCCCTGGACGCGCTCGTGAAAGCGATCGGCTTTGACCGGGAGAACCTCTGCACCGGGTGCCTCACCGGGTGTTACCCGCTCCCCATCGACGGGGAGCAGGCCCGGCCCTGCAATGTCGATTTCCTCGACAGCACGTTCCAGTCCAGTCTAGGGTCGTTTGAAGCCGAAGCAGCAGGCAAGAGATAA
- a CDS encoding 50S ribosomal protein L37e: MSKGTPSMGKMNKFTHIACRRCGKISFHAQKKVCSACGFGRSTKLVSNKWNNKRPKVPTH; this comes from the coding sequence ATGTCAAAAGGCACTCCATCAATGGGTAAGATGAACAAGTTCACCCACATCGCCTGCCGGCGCTGCGGGAAGATCTCGTTCCACGCCCAGAAGAAAGTCTGCTCTGCCTGTGGTTTTGGCAGGAGCACGAAGCTCGTCAGCAACAAGTGGAACAACAAGCGACCAAAAGTCCCAACGCATTAG
- a CDS encoding LSM domain-containing protein, with translation MTKRPLDILDQVLNRQPVIVSLKGGREIRGVLQGYDVHMNLVLDKAEETENGQVVKVGTLIVRGDNVIYISPSLEQ, from the coding sequence ATGACCAAAAGGCCGTTGGATATTTTGGATCAGGTGCTGAACCGTCAGCCCGTTATTGTATCTCTCAAAGGCGGGAGAGAAATCCGGGGCGTTCTCCAGGGATATGATGTACATATGAACCTCGTTCTCGACAAGGCCGAGGAGACGGAGAACGGACAGGTAGTCAAAGTAGGCACGCTCATCGTCCGTGGGGATAATGTGATTTATATCTCTCCATCACTCGAACAATAA
- a CDS encoding RNA-binding protein, giving the protein MKKIVLKKRHSVRKSQGADLLNRLAEQIGPSAALFRADMIEVLETNAEISLFMVNKKPFLMDNGTWVFPTLKGAVQLPFPERRVTVDAGAIPYVVNGADIMRPGIVSVTDDVKAGLPVQIVDERHGKPLAIGIALLDAPEIRASTAGKMVKKFHHVGDEIWNMEF; this is encoded by the coding sequence ATGAAAAAGATCGTACTCAAGAAACGCCATTCCGTCCGGAAAAGCCAGGGTGCCGACCTGCTGAACCGGCTTGCGGAACAGATCGGCCCGTCGGCCGCCCTCTTTCGCGCGGATATGATCGAGGTGCTGGAGACCAATGCGGAGATATCGCTTTTTATGGTCAACAAGAAGCCGTTTCTTATGGACAACGGTACCTGGGTCTTTCCCACGCTCAAGGGTGCCGTGCAGCTGCCGTTCCCTGAGCGCCGGGTGACCGTGGATGCCGGGGCAATCCCGTACGTTGTCAACGGCGCAGACATCATGCGGCCGGGCATCGTGTCCGTAACCGACGATGTGAAGGCGGGTCTCCCGGTCCAGATCGTGGACGAGCGGCACGGCAAGCCGCTCGCCATCGGGATCGCGCTCCTTGACGCGCCCGAAATACGGGCAAGTACGGCGGGCAAGATGGTCAAAAAGTTCCATCACGTCGGGGACGAGATATGGAACATGGAATTCTGA
- the sepF gene encoding cell division protein SepF, giving the protein MVKIIDTLLGKSASSSDDDYMELDLASYEEHSAGSPALLVKIATITDLKDTPRVKDEVYSGNIVIVDISRLKMDKISYERVLKDLKEVAKDVNGDIIGLGDQRYVVLTPMSVKISRDKIGG; this is encoded by the coding sequence ATGGTTAAGATCATAGACACCCTTCTTGGAAAAAGTGCTTCGAGTTCGGACGACGATTACATGGAACTCGACCTCGCATCCTACGAGGAGCACTCCGCCGGATCTCCCGCTCTCCTCGTAAAGATTGCAACAATCACCGATCTCAAGGACACCCCCCGGGTCAAGGACGAGGTCTACTCCGGCAATATCGTGATCGTGGACATCTCCCGGCTGAAAATGGACAAGATCTCCTACGAGCGTGTCTTAAAGGATCTCAAGGAAGTTGCAAAGGATGTCAACGGGGACATCATCGGCCTTGGCGACCAGCGCTATGTTGTCTTAACCCCGATGTCGGTGAAGATATCCCGCGACAAGATCGGTGGATAA
- a CDS encoding ZPR1 zinc finger domain-containing protein, producing METRVPGPCPCCNTEIQYLYKTENIPYFSDILIISAICDQCGYKFVDTQLIKHGEPCRHILAISTEADLAARVVRSMSASIEIPELGVRIDPGPVCQGFVSNFEGVLDRVEQVVQGAFRWGTEEEKVNATQLLADIARVKCGLLPVTLILEDPSGNSAIVSDNVIKEPYVPEEE from the coding sequence GTGGAAACAAGAGTCCCGGGACCGTGTCCGTGCTGCAATACTGAAATCCAATATCTGTATAAGACAGAAAATATTCCCTATTTTTCTGATATTCTTATCATTTCGGCCATCTGCGACCAGTGCGGTTATAAATTCGTTGATACCCAGCTCATCAAGCATGGCGAGCCGTGCCGCCATATATTAGCGATCTCTACCGAGGCGGATCTCGCGGCCCGCGTTGTCCGGAGCATGAGCGCCAGCATCGAGATTCCCGAGCTCGGAGTCCGGATCGACCCGGGCCCTGTCTGCCAGGGTTTTGTCTCGAACTTCGAGGGGGTTCTCGACCGCGTCGAGCAGGTTGTCCAGGGAGCGTTCCGGTGGGGTACTGAAGAAGAGAAGGTAAACGCCACCCAGCTTCTTGCCGATATTGCAAGAGTGAAATGCGGGCTCCTGCCGGTCACGCTGATTCTTGAAGACCCGTCCGGGAACAGTGCGATTGTCTCGGATAATGTCATTAAAGAACCCTATGTCCCGGAAGAAGAGTGA
- a CDS encoding LamG domain-containing protein yields the protein MDAIPARRFIRILAAMLILSILAGGACAAGTANDLPVDPGVYLNFNEGSGVTAFDLSGHGASGTIFGAGRADNAACGQALIFNGIGDYVSIPYNSANHPGDAITVSTWFYTDSFEPQTLVSSYQDGGYRLGFGDGNDLWWSINLQGSGEVSVPIQHESIAPHQWHYIAATYNGKTSKIYLDGILMNQANATGPIHYEYNNYVMLGADAGTYDQPARVCPRYFRGGLDEVRIYPAALTTSQIIDDRLRCTPGAIAAPFGKPILTNAAAACIYNSGSLHLGPGESALRTLTFSASNETGAWNISLPPGSTLEVQVRDHYSSSDPDAWYAEVADEKGRLDRIVAFANTNSRPIAGTIASGNATANVKYFDGKNRFPVTVDVLFSSRTPPPPSVPVITPQNILSNPIIVIYSASWATLIAILLVVIWLHWRNRAEKK from the coding sequence ATGGATGCCATACCAGCGCGGAGATTCATAAGGATCCTTGCCGCGATGCTCATTTTATCCATTCTCGCCGGGGGGGCCTGCGCTGCCGGCACCGCAAACGATCTGCCGGTGGATCCCGGAGTATATCTCAATTTCAACGAAGGCAGCGGGGTAACCGCGTTCGATCTCTCCGGGCACGGGGCTTCCGGCACCATATTCGGTGCGGGCCGGGCAGACAACGCGGCCTGCGGGCAGGCGCTGATCTTCAACGGCATCGGGGATTATGTCAGCATCCCGTACAATTCGGCAAATCACCCGGGAGATGCGATCACGGTCTCGACCTGGTTCTACACGGATTCGTTCGAACCGCAGACTCTTGTGTCAAGCTACCAGGACGGGGGTTACCGGCTTGGATTCGGCGACGGGAACGATCTCTGGTGGAGCATCAATCTCCAGGGATCGGGAGAAGTCTCCGTGCCGATCCAGCACGAGAGCATCGCCCCGCACCAGTGGCATTACATAGCCGCCACCTATAATGGAAAAACCTCAAAAATCTACCTGGACGGCATCCTCATGAACCAGGCAAATGCCACGGGGCCGATCCACTATGAATACAATAACTACGTGATGCTCGGGGCCGATGCCGGGACGTACGATCAGCCCGCACGGGTCTGTCCCCGTTATTTCCGGGGAGGGCTTGACGAGGTGAGGATCTACCCGGCAGCCCTGACCACGAGCCAGATAATCGACGACCGGCTCCGCTGCACTCCGGGTGCGATCGCTGCTCCGTTCGGAAAACCGATCCTGACCAACGCGGCTGCAGCCTGCATCTATAATTCGGGATCGCTCCACCTGGGCCCGGGGGAAAGTGCCCTGCGGACCCTCACGTTCTCCGCATCAAACGAGACCGGCGCCTGGAATATCAGTCTCCCTCCCGGCTCCACGCTTGAAGTCCAGGTAAGGGATCACTATTCTTCATCCGATCCCGATGCCTGGTATGCCGAAGTAGCCGACGAGAAGGGCCGTCTCGACCGGATAGTTGCCTTCGCCAACACGAACAGCCGCCCGATCGCAGGAACCATCGCTTCCGGCAATGCCACGGCGAACGTGAAGTATTTCGACGGGAAAAACCGGTTCCCGGTCACCGTGGACGTCTTGTTCAGCAGCCGTACTCCCCCGCCCCCGTCCGTTCCGGTGATCACCCCCCAGAATATCCTGAGCAACCCGATCATTGTCATCTATTCGGCATCCTGGGCCACCCTGATAGCCATCCTGCTGGTGGTCATCTGGCTGCACTGGCGGAACAGGGCTGAGAAGAAATAA